A genomic window from Carassius auratus strain Wakin chromosome 19, ASM336829v1, whole genome shotgun sequence includes:
- the LOC113119089 gene encoding tripartite motif-containing protein 16-like produces the protein MAEASVFSVEQFSCPVCLDLLKDPVAIPCGHSYCMSCITDCWDQEDQKRVYSCPQCRQTFSPRPALAKNTILAEVVEKLKKTKLKAAVPAGSGDVECDICTGRKHKAVKSCLVCLESYCQTHFERHEEFRSGKRHKVTDATGRLQQMICQKHEKLLEVFCRTDQQCVCMLCAMDEHKNHETVSTAAERTEKEKHLKETQSEIQQRIQQRQKDLEQLRDAVESHKRSAQTAVEDSERIFTELIRSIERSRSEVTQRIRDQEKTAVSRAEGQMERLEQEIEDLKKRNTELEQLSHTDDHIHFLQSLQSLSAPPESTENISVSFLFSFDGVRESVRQLRLKLEDFCKEEMKKISVSNIVPRSREDFLQYRHPFTLDPNTAQKRLCLSEGNRLVTYTHTAQPYPDHPDRFDGYYPQVLCRESVSGRCYWELEWSGTGVDISVSYKSISRKGSGDECVFGYNDQSWRLRCSPSSVSFWHDNKETKLPVSSSCRRIGVYVDHRAGTLSFYSVSDSMNLIHTVQTTFTQPLYPGFNVWDRQSSVKLL, from the exons ATGGCTGAAGCCAGTGTTTTTTCAGTCGAGCAGTTCAGCTgtccagtgtgtctggatctcctgaaggatcctgtggccattccctgtggacacagttactgtatgagctgcattacagactgctgggatcaagaggatcagaagagagtctacagctgtcctcagtgcagacagaccttcagtccaagacctgctttagcTAAAAACACCATActggctgaagtggtggagaaactgaagaagaccaaACTAAAAGCTGCTGTTCCTGCTGGATCTGGAGACGTGGAGTGTGACATCTGTACTGGAAGAAAACACAAAGCTgtcaagtcctgtctggtgtgtctgGAGTCTTACTGTCAAACTCACTTTGAGCGTCATGAAGAGTTTCGTTCAGGAAAGAGACACAAAGTGACTGATGCCACTGGACGACTGCAGcagatgatctgccagaaacatgagaagcTTCTGGAGGTTTTCTGTCGTACTGACCAGCAATGTGTTTGCATGCTGTGTGCAATGGATGAACATAAAAACCACGAGACTGTGTCAACTGCAGCAGAGAGGACAGAGAAAGAG AAACACTTGAAGGAGACACAGAGTGAAatccagcagagaatccagcagagacAGAAAGATCTTGAGCAGCTGAGAGACgctgtggagtctcataag cgctctgcacagacagcagtggaggacagtgagaggatctttactgagctcatccgctccattgagagaagccgctctgaggTGACACAGcggatcagagatcaggaaaagactgcagtgagtcgagctgaaggacAAATGGAGCGACTGGAGCAAGAGATTGAAGATCTGAAGAagagaaacactgagctggagcagctttcacacacagacGATCACATCCATTTCCTGCAG AGTCTTCAGTCTCTCTCAGCTCCTCCTGAATCTACAGAAAACATCTCTGTcagtttcctcttttcttttgatGGAGTGAGAGAATCTGTCCGTCAGCTGAGACtcaaactggaggatttctgcaaagagGAGATGAAAAAGATATCTG TCAGTAACATTGTTCCCAGGAGCAGAGAGGACTTCCTACAAT atcgtCATCCGTTCACTCTGGATCCAAACACTGCACAGAaacgtctctgtctgtctgaaggGAACAGATTGGTGACTTACACTCACACAGCTcagccgtatcctgatcatccagacagatttgatggtTATTAtcctcaggtgttgtgtagagagagtgtgagtggacgctgttactgggagctgGAGTGGAGTGGGACTGGTGTggatatatcagtgtcatataagagcatcagcaggaagggatctggtgatgagtgtgtgtttggatataatgatcagtcctggagacTGCGCTGCTCTCCCTCTAGCGTCTCATTCTGGCACGATAACAAAGAGACTAAACTCCCTGTTTCCTCCAGCTGcaggagaataggagtgtatgtggatcacagagcaggaactctgtccttctacagcgtctctgactcAATgaacctcatccacacagtccagaccacattcactcagccgctaTATCCTGGGTTTAATGTATGGGATCGTCAATCATCAGTAAAACTATTATAA
- the LOC113119087 gene encoding nuclear receptor subfamily 1 group D member 2-like isoform X2: MRGRLNRARLLLWPLSPTHGGPAEARHARPPLPKLALQGFFRRSIQQNIQYKKCLKNESCPIMRINRNRCQQCRFKKCLLVGMSRDAVRFGRIPKREKQRMLLEMQNAMNNMMNNSHDNQPLNEQTSATDASPEQSGPGPSSRSPSTSPRSNRSESSPDLELMSCMDTSQSSDSSSATDSGEEEVIGTVTRAQQETFMYNQEQARVPSEGPNNYSHCSEKTQEVWNQQNNASSESELKPPSGSAPRGPEDSGCPFRLPNSSSAGPPLKNLSMRAHNDNDTHVNGSCSVPTFASVNRMHLVCPMNTSPYVDPQKSGHSIWEEFSMSFTPAVREVVEFAKRIPGFKELSQHDQVSLLKAGTFEVLVVRFTSLFDVKERTVTFLSGRKYSVEALRSMGAGDLLNSMFDFTEKLQALNLSEEEMSLFTAVVLVSADRSGLENVNSVEALQETLIRALRSLITKNHPNEIAIFTKLLLKLPDLRSLNNMHSEQLLAFKVHP, encoded by the exons ATGCGGGGCAGGCTCAACAGAGCGAGGCTCTTGCTGTGGCCCCTCAGTCCCACCCACGGCGGCCCAGCGGAGGCAAGGCACGCTCGGCCTCCACTGCCAAAACTGGCATTACAA GGTTTCTTCAGGAGGAGCATTCAACAGAACATTCAGTATAAGAAGTGCCTTAAGAACGAAAGCTGTCCAATCATGCGCATCAACAGGAACCGATGCCAGCAGTGCCGCTTTAAGAAGTGTCTGCTCGTGGGCATGTccagagacg CTGTGCGTTTCGGCCGGATTCCCAAACGAGAGAAGCAGCGCATGCTGCTCGAGATGCAGAACGCCATGAACAACATGATGAACAACAGCCATGACAACCAGCCTCTGAACGAACAGACGTCAGCCACCGATGCATCTCCAGAGCAAAGCGGCCCGGGCCCTTCCTCCCGCTCCCCCTCCACTTCCCCCAGGAGCAACCGATCCGAATCCAGCCCTGACCTCGAGCTGATGAGCTGCATGGATACAAGCCAGAGCTCAGACTCTTCCAGTGCCACTGACAGCGGGGAGGAGGAGGTCATTGGCACAGTGACTAGAGCGCAACAGGAGACCTTCATGTACAATCAGGAGCAGGCCAGAGTGCCTTCAGAGGGCCCCAACAACTACAGCCATTGCTCAGAGAAGACTCAGGAGGTCTGGAACCAACAGAACAATGCCTCCTCAGAGAGCGAACTAAAGCCCCCATCAGGCAGTGCTCCACGGGGGCCTGAAGACTCGGGCTGTCCTTTCAGACTGCCCAACAGCAGCTCCGCTGGACCACCTCTGAAGAACCTCTCTATGAGAGCTCATAATGACAATGACACACATGTCAATGGCAGCTGTAGTGTCCCAACATTTGCAAGTGTTAACAGGATGCACCTG GTTTGCCCCATGAACACATCGCCCTATGTGGATCCTCAGAAGTCAGGTCACAGTATTTGGGAGGAGTTCTCCATGAGCTTCACCCCAGCTGTCAGAGAGGTGGTGGAATTTGCAAAGCGCATCCCAGGATTCAAAGAGCTGTCCCAGCACGACCAGGTCAGCCTCCTGAAGGCCGGCACCTTTGAG GTGCTGGTGGTGCGCTTTACATCCCTGTTCGATGTGAAGGAGCGCACGGTTACATTTCTGAGTGGCAGGAAGTACAGCGTGGAGGCGCTGCGCTCGATGGGTGCTGGAGATCTCCTCAACTCCATGTTTGACTTCACAGAGAAGCTGCAAGCGCTGAACCTCAGTGAGGAGGAGATGAGCCTCTTCACAGCCGTAGTGCTGGTGTCTGCAG ATCGCTCCGGTCTGGAGAACGTCAACTCGGTTGAGGCCCTTCAGGAAACTCTGATTCGAGCTCTGCGCAGCTTGATCACCAAGAACCACCCGAACGAGATCGCCATCTTCACTAAACTGCTCCTCAAACTGCCGGACCTGCGATCGCTCAACAACATGCACTCTGAGCAGCTCTTGGCCTTTAAGGTCCACCCCTGA
- the LOC113119087 gene encoding nuclear receptor subfamily 1 group D member 2-like isoform X1, with protein sequence MDLTKAAGGVIAYISSSSSASSPESCHSDSSNSSYQSCSPPHAGQAQQSEALAVAPQSHPRRPSGGKARSASTAKTGITKINGLVLLCKVCGDVASGFHYGVHACEGCKGFFRRSIQQNIQYKKCLKNESCPIMRINRNRCQQCRFKKCLLVGMSRDAVRFGRIPKREKQRMLLEMQNAMNNMMNNSHDNQPLNEQTSATDASPEQSGPGPSSRSPSTSPRSNRSESSPDLELMSCMDTSQSSDSSSATDSGEEEVIGTVTRAQQETFMYNQEQARVPSEGPNNYSHCSEKTQEVWNQQNNASSESELKPPSGSAPRGPEDSGCPFRLPNSSSAGPPLKNLSMRAHNDNDTHVNGSCSVPTFASVNRMHLVCPMNTSPYVDPQKSGHSIWEEFSMSFTPAVREVVEFAKRIPGFKELSQHDQVSLLKAGTFEVLVVRFTSLFDVKERTVTFLSGRKYSVEALRSMGAGDLLNSMFDFTEKLQALNLSEEEMSLFTAVVLVSADRSGLENVNSVEALQETLIRALRSLITKNHPNEIAIFTKLLLKLPDLRSLNNMHSEQLLAFKVHP encoded by the exons ATGGATCTCACAAAGGCTG CAGGTGGAGTAATAGCTTACATTAGCTCCTCCAGCTCGGCCTCCAGTCCCGAGTCGTGCCACAGCGACTCCTCCAACAGCAGCTATCAGTCTTGCTCTCCGCCCCATGCGGGGCAGGCTCAACAGAGCGAGGCTCTTGCTGTGGCCCCTCAGTCCCACCCACGGCGGCCCAGCGGAGGCAAGGCACGCTCGGCCTCCACTGCCAAAACTGGCATTACAA AGATAAACGGGCTGGTGCTGCTATGTAAAGTGTGTGGAGATGTGGCGTCAGGATTTCACTATGGCGTTCACGCCTGTGAGGGATGCAAG GGTTTCTTCAGGAGGAGCATTCAACAGAACATTCAGTATAAGAAGTGCCTTAAGAACGAAAGCTGTCCAATCATGCGCATCAACAGGAACCGATGCCAGCAGTGCCGCTTTAAGAAGTGTCTGCTCGTGGGCATGTccagagacg CTGTGCGTTTCGGCCGGATTCCCAAACGAGAGAAGCAGCGCATGCTGCTCGAGATGCAGAACGCCATGAACAACATGATGAACAACAGCCATGACAACCAGCCTCTGAACGAACAGACGTCAGCCACCGATGCATCTCCAGAGCAAAGCGGCCCGGGCCCTTCCTCCCGCTCCCCCTCCACTTCCCCCAGGAGCAACCGATCCGAATCCAGCCCTGACCTCGAGCTGATGAGCTGCATGGATACAAGCCAGAGCTCAGACTCTTCCAGTGCCACTGACAGCGGGGAGGAGGAGGTCATTGGCACAGTGACTAGAGCGCAACAGGAGACCTTCATGTACAATCAGGAGCAGGCCAGAGTGCCTTCAGAGGGCCCCAACAACTACAGCCATTGCTCAGAGAAGACTCAGGAGGTCTGGAACCAACAGAACAATGCCTCCTCAGAGAGCGAACTAAAGCCCCCATCAGGCAGTGCTCCACGGGGGCCTGAAGACTCGGGCTGTCCTTTCAGACTGCCCAACAGCAGCTCCGCTGGACCACCTCTGAAGAACCTCTCTATGAGAGCTCATAATGACAATGACACACATGTCAATGGCAGCTGTAGTGTCCCAACATTTGCAAGTGTTAACAGGATGCACCTG GTTTGCCCCATGAACACATCGCCCTATGTGGATCCTCAGAAGTCAGGTCACAGTATTTGGGAGGAGTTCTCCATGAGCTTCACCCCAGCTGTCAGAGAGGTGGTGGAATTTGCAAAGCGCATCCCAGGATTCAAAGAGCTGTCCCAGCACGACCAGGTCAGCCTCCTGAAGGCCGGCACCTTTGAG GTGCTGGTGGTGCGCTTTACATCCCTGTTCGATGTGAAGGAGCGCACGGTTACATTTCTGAGTGGCAGGAAGTACAGCGTGGAGGCGCTGCGCTCGATGGGTGCTGGAGATCTCCTCAACTCCATGTTTGACTTCACAGAGAAGCTGCAAGCGCTGAACCTCAGTGAGGAGGAGATGAGCCTCTTCACAGCCGTAGTGCTGGTGTCTGCAG ATCGCTCCGGTCTGGAGAACGTCAACTCGGTTGAGGCCCTTCAGGAAACTCTGATTCGAGCTCTGCGCAGCTTGATCACCAAGAACCACCCGAACGAGATCGCCATCTTCACTAAACTGCTCCTCAAACTGCCGGACCTGCGATCGCTCAACAACATGCACTCTGAGCAGCTCTTGGCCTTTAAGGTCCACCCCTGA